In Actinoplanes derwentensis, the following proteins share a genomic window:
- a CDS encoding class I SAM-dependent methyltransferase: protein MPANNAAADEGGQNTKKEIAQSFGLDPERYDRARPRYPAAMIERIAAGNTTVLDVGIGTGIAARQFRDAGCQVLGVEPDPRMAAVARRHGFEVEESRFEDWDPKGRTFDAVVAGQTWHWVDPVAGTAKAAACLRPGGLMTPDGRMTPDRRMTPGGRMTPGGRLALFWNTVKPAPELAGAFADVYRRAAPSLPFDPWADADPYGAIVEKVSGPLTDPEVWRFGWEHEYERADWLDQVPTAGGHQLLPAVELEALLKGLGQVIGERFTMSYETVVVTTTKW, encoded by the coding sequence ATGCCCGCTAACAATGCGGCCGCCGACGAAGGCGGACAGAACACCAAGAAAGAGATCGCCCAGTCCTTCGGGCTCGACCCGGAACGTTACGACCGCGCCCGGCCCCGCTACCCGGCGGCGATGATCGAACGGATCGCGGCCGGAAACACGACCGTGCTCGACGTCGGGATCGGCACCGGCATCGCGGCCCGCCAGTTCCGGGACGCCGGCTGTCAGGTGCTCGGCGTCGAGCCCGATCCGCGGATGGCCGCGGTGGCCCGGCGCCACGGTTTCGAGGTCGAGGAGTCCCGGTTCGAGGACTGGGATCCGAAAGGCCGCACCTTCGACGCGGTCGTCGCCGGTCAGACCTGGCACTGGGTGGACCCGGTCGCAGGAACGGCGAAGGCGGCGGCATGCCTGCGCCCGGGCGGCCTGATGACCCCGGACGGGCGTATGACCCCGGACAGGCGTATGACCCCGGGCGGGCGAATGACCCCTGGCGGGAGGCTCGCCCTGTTCTGGAACACCGTCAAGCCCGCCCCCGAGCTGGCCGGGGCGTTCGCGGATGTCTACCGGCGGGCGGCGCCGAGTCTGCCGTTCGATCCGTGGGCGGACGCCGACCCGTACGGCGCGATCGTCGAGAAGGTGTCGGGCCCGCTGACCGATCCCGAGGTGTGGCGGTTCGGATGGGAGCACGAATACGAGCGGGCGGACTGGCTGGACCAGGTGCCGACCGCCGGCGGCCATCAACTGCTGCCGGCGGTCGAACTGGAGGCGTTGCTGAAGGGGCTGGGTCAGGTGATCGGCGAGAGGTTCACCATGTCGTACGAGACGGTCGTGGTGACCACTACGAAGTGGTGA
- a CDS encoding glucose-6-phosphate dehydrogenase produces MTDQTLIILGASGDLTARLLLPGLGALLTAGHVPGLTLIGASVEDWDDARWQARVHDSFGAHGAAAAAESTGQKTPVSDDTPAASAVADRARWIRTDVTSSSDLRSLLAATNGSVAIFFALPPAVTAKACAALLDVDLPPGTRLVLEKPFGTSSESAAELNTLLARLAPAVPEEQVHRIDHFLGKSTVLNILGLRFANRIFEPILDSTHVESVDIVFDENLALEGRAGYYDRAGALADMIQSHLLQILALLTMEAPFSLAAAEFRDRKADVLRATRLWGTPADSSLRARYTAGGDLPSYADEPGVDPSRGTETLAEIVLTVDTWRWAGVPFRLRSGKAIGDSRKEAVITFKRPPRVPDGLHGCDEPDRLRIGFGPDHLALDFNINGPGDPFELDPISLEATFGAGGLPPYGEVLRGVFEDDPTLSVRADTAEQCWRIVEPVTSAWQAGEVPLREYPAGTAGPSLFLPA; encoded by the coding sequence ATGACGGACCAGACCCTGATCATCCTGGGCGCGAGCGGCGACCTCACCGCCCGGCTGCTCCTGCCCGGCCTCGGCGCCCTGCTCACCGCCGGGCACGTCCCCGGCCTCACCCTGATCGGCGCCTCCGTCGAGGACTGGGACGACGCCCGGTGGCAGGCCCGCGTCCACGACTCGTTCGGCGCACACGGCGCGGCAGCGGCCGCCGAGTCCACCGGCCAGAAGACACCGGTCTCCGACGACACGCCGGCTGCCTCGGCTGTGGCCGACCGAGCCCGCTGGATTCGTACCGACGTGACCAGCTCTTCCGATCTTCGGTCTTTGCTGGCTGCGACAAACGGCTCCGTGGCGATCTTCTTCGCCCTGCCGCCGGCCGTCACCGCGAAGGCCTGCGCGGCACTGCTCGACGTGGACCTGCCGCCCGGCACCCGGCTCGTGCTGGAGAAACCGTTCGGCACCAGCAGCGAGTCCGCCGCCGAACTCAACACCCTGCTCGCCCGCCTCGCCCCTGCCGTCCCCGAGGAGCAGGTGCACCGGATCGACCACTTCCTCGGCAAGTCGACAGTGCTCAACATCCTCGGCCTGCGGTTCGCCAACCGCATCTTCGAACCGATCCTCGACTCCACCCACGTCGAATCTGTCGACATCGTCTTCGACGAGAACCTCGCCCTGGAAGGCCGGGCCGGCTACTACGACCGGGCCGGCGCGCTCGCCGACATGATCCAGAGCCACCTCCTGCAGATCCTCGCGCTGCTCACCATGGAAGCCCCGTTCAGTCTGGCCGCCGCGGAGTTCCGCGACCGCAAGGCCGACGTGCTCCGGGCCACCCGGCTGTGGGGCACCCCGGCCGACAGCAGCCTGCGGGCCCGCTACACCGCCGGCGGCGACCTGCCGTCCTATGCCGACGAACCGGGCGTCGACCCGTCCCGCGGCACCGAGACCCTCGCCGAGATCGTCCTCACCGTCGACACCTGGCGCTGGGCGGGCGTGCCGTTCCGGCTGCGCTCCGGCAAGGCGATCGGCGACAGCCGCAAGGAAGCCGTGATCACCTTCAAACGGCCGCCGCGGGTGCCGGACGGGCTGCACGGCTGCGACGAGCCGGACCGGCTGCGCATCGGGTTCGGCCCCGACCACCTGGCCCTCGACTTCAACATCAACGGGCCGGGCGACCCCTTCGAACTGGACCCGATCAGTTTGGAGGCCACCTTCGGCGCTGGTGGCCTGCCGCCTTACGGCGAGGTGCTGCGCGGCGTCTTCGAGGACGACCCCACCCTTTCGGTACGTGCGGACACCGCCGAACAGTGCTGGCGCATCGTCGAACCGGTCACGTCCGCCTGGCAGGCCGGCGAGGTGCCGCTGCGCGAATACCCGGCCGGAACCGCCGGACCTAGCCTCTTCCTGCCTGCGTAG
- a CDS encoding response regulator → MTPIRVLVVDDDPLIAEAHRAYTQKVEGFVVAGVAHTAREAMTRLRADHVDLVLLDLNLPDKHGLEIARALRSAGSGTDVLAVTSNRDIAMIRQAVALGVTHYLLKPFTFAAFRDKLDRYAQYRRQLAGSAEVAAQHEVDRVFATLRGAPADTLPKGLDPHTFDLILGALRAAAPGGLSATEVATRTGTSRVTARRYLEHLADAARVVRNPRYGGPGRPEVEYRPAPTGNQGP, encoded by the coding sequence ATGACACCGATCCGGGTGCTGGTGGTCGACGACGACCCACTGATCGCCGAGGCTCACCGGGCGTACACCCAGAAGGTCGAAGGTTTTGTCGTCGCCGGTGTCGCGCACACCGCGCGGGAGGCGATGACCCGGCTCCGCGCCGACCACGTCGACCTGGTGCTGCTCGACCTGAACCTGCCCGACAAACACGGCCTGGAGATCGCCCGCGCCTTGCGATCGGCCGGCAGCGGCACCGACGTCCTCGCCGTCACCTCCAACCGGGACATCGCCATGATCCGCCAGGCGGTCGCCCTCGGCGTCACCCATTACCTGCTGAAACCGTTCACCTTCGCGGCGTTCCGCGACAAACTGGACCGGTACGCCCAGTACCGCCGCCAGCTCGCCGGCTCCGCCGAGGTGGCCGCCCAGCACGAGGTCGACCGGGTCTTCGCCACCCTGCGCGGCGCCCCCGCCGACACCCTCCCCAAAGGACTCGACCCGCACACCTTCGACCTGATCCTGGGAGCACTGCGCGCCGCCGCACCGGGCGGCCTGTCCGCCACCGAGGTCGCCACCCGGACCGGCACCTCCCGGGTCACCGCCCGCCGCTACCTGGAACACCTCGCCGACGCCGCCCGAGTCGTCCGCAACCCCCGCTACGGCGGCCCCGGCCGTCCCGAGGTCGAGTACCGGCCCGCCCCCACGGGTAACCAGGGGCCATGA
- a CDS encoding sensor histidine kinase, giving the protein MGLARRWSIARQLFALQVLVVTLLVAIGTVGAVLLARRDARTAAIAEVVAVAESIAHSPSVVEALQTANPTTRLQPYAESTRKATGTDFIVVMAPDRTRYTHPTVELIGQPFVGTVEDALRGGTVIEEYRGSLGDSVRTVVPVRDTGDRIIGLVSVGIRSEAIDRELIAQIPAFAAATGLALLLAAFGSWLLSRRLRRQTHGIGPAEMTRMFEYYDAVLHAVREGLVVVDRDGRVTLINDEGRRLLGVTDDEPTGLPAEVAGLIAEVRPTVDEPVLIGDRVLVASRRETRFDGRVLGTVLTLRDHTELRALTGELDSVRGLTEALHAQAHEAANRLHTVLTMVELGRTDEAIQLATAELALAQELTDQVVGAVGEPALAALLLGKSAQAGERGVELTVDGDSRLTTSLLSGRDLITVVGNLIDNALEAVAETPLPRKVDVLVREQDGEVLVQVTDNGPGLTPDQAAVAFQRGWTTKGAGHGIGLSLVRQVAERYGGGYHIRTGPEGGAVITVRLPVPS; this is encoded by the coding sequence ATGGGTTTGGCACGTCGATGGAGCATCGCCCGGCAACTTTTCGCCCTCCAGGTGCTGGTGGTGACGTTGCTGGTGGCGATCGGCACGGTCGGCGCGGTGCTTCTCGCCCGACGGGACGCCCGCACCGCCGCCATCGCCGAAGTGGTCGCGGTGGCCGAGTCGATCGCCCACTCACCGTCGGTGGTCGAGGCACTGCAGACGGCGAACCCGACAACCAGGCTCCAGCCGTACGCCGAATCGACCCGTAAGGCCACCGGCACCGACTTCATCGTGGTGATGGCCCCCGACCGGACCCGCTACACGCACCCGACCGTGGAGTTGATCGGGCAGCCGTTCGTCGGCACCGTCGAGGACGCCCTGCGCGGCGGCACCGTCATCGAGGAGTACCGCGGCAGCCTCGGCGACTCGGTCCGCACCGTCGTCCCGGTCCGCGACACCGGTGACCGGATCATCGGCCTGGTCTCGGTCGGCATCCGCAGCGAGGCCATCGACCGCGAGCTGATCGCCCAGATCCCCGCGTTCGCCGCCGCCACCGGTCTCGCCCTGCTGCTCGCCGCCTTCGGATCGTGGCTGCTCAGCAGACGGCTCCGCCGCCAGACCCACGGCATCGGCCCGGCCGAGATGACCCGGATGTTCGAGTACTACGACGCCGTCCTGCACGCTGTCCGTGAGGGCCTGGTCGTCGTCGACCGCGACGGCCGCGTCACCCTGATCAACGACGAGGGCCGCCGGCTGCTCGGCGTCACCGACGACGAACCCACCGGCCTGCCCGCCGAAGTCGCCGGACTGATCGCCGAAGTCCGGCCCACCGTCGACGAACCCGTCCTCATCGGCGACCGGGTGCTGGTCGCCAGCCGCCGCGAGACCCGCTTCGACGGCCGCGTCCTCGGCACCGTCCTCACCTTGCGCGACCACACCGAACTCCGCGCGCTCACCGGCGAGCTCGACTCGGTCCGCGGCCTCACCGAAGCCCTGCACGCCCAGGCCCACGAAGCCGCCAACCGCCTGCACACCGTCCTCACCATGGTCGAACTCGGCCGCACCGACGAAGCCATCCAACTCGCCACCGCCGAACTCGCCCTCGCCCAGGAACTCACCGACCAGGTCGTCGGCGCCGTCGGCGAACCCGCCCTGGCCGCCCTGCTGCTCGGCAAATCCGCACAGGCCGGCGAACGCGGCGTGGAACTCACCGTCGACGGCGACTCCCGGCTCACCACCAGCCTGCTGAGCGGCCGCGACCTGATCACCGTCGTCGGCAACCTGATCGACAACGCCCTGGAAGCGGTCGCCGAGACACCCCTGCCCCGCAAGGTCGACGTGCTGGTCCGCGAACAGGACGGCGAAGTGCTGGTCCAGGTCACCGACAACGGGCCCGGCCTCACCCCGGACCAGGCGGCGGTCGCCTTCCAGCGCGGCTGGACCACCAAGGGAGCCGGGCACGGCATCGGACTGTCCCTGGTCCGGCAGGTCGCCGAACGGTACGGCGGGGGCTACCACATCCGCACCGGACCCGAAGGCGGAGCCGTCATCACCGTACGACTGCCGGTGCCGTCATGA
- a CDS encoding cation:dicarboxylate symporter family transporter, translating to MTSTTAPVKRDRTHFLYLAVIVAVLLGIAVGLIVPDVAVELKPIGTGFVDLIKMMIAPVIFCTIVLGVGSIRQAAQVGKVGGLALAYFLSMSTVALAIGLVVGNIIHPGSGMHLDEKVAAAGQKAVGTDAAPSTADFLLGIIPDSLLSPFASGNVLQTLLVALLVGFALQSLGSISEPILRAIGMFQRVVFRVLAMLMWLAPIGAFGAIAAVVGATGVDALISLAQIMLGFYITCALFVFVVLGSILWLVARINILSLFKYLGREFLLIVSTSSSESALPRLIAKMEHVGVSKPVVGITVPTGYSFNLDGTAIYLTMASLFVAQAMGDPLSVAEQVSLLLFMIIASKGAAGVTGAGLATLAGGLQSHRPDLVDGVGLIVGIDRFMSEARALTNFAGNAVATVLIGTWTKEFDRERAELVLAGGDPFDETTMVDDHHAAPPAPTAEPERKSEPAAS from the coding sequence ATGACTTCCACCACCGCCCCGGTCAAACGGGACCGAACCCACTTCCTGTACCTGGCGGTCATCGTGGCCGTCCTGCTCGGCATCGCCGTCGGCCTGATCGTGCCGGACGTCGCGGTCGAGCTCAAACCGATCGGCACCGGATTCGTCGATCTGATCAAGATGATGATCGCCCCGGTCATCTTCTGCACCATCGTGCTGGGTGTCGGATCGATCCGGCAGGCCGCCCAGGTCGGCAAGGTCGGCGGTCTGGCCCTCGCCTACTTCCTCAGCATGTCGACGGTGGCGCTCGCGATCGGCCTGGTCGTCGGTAACATCATCCACCCCGGTTCCGGGATGCACCTGGACGAGAAGGTCGCCGCGGCCGGGCAGAAGGCCGTCGGCACCGACGCCGCCCCCAGCACCGCCGACTTCCTGCTCGGCATCATCCCGGACAGCCTGCTCTCCCCGTTCGCCTCCGGCAACGTACTCCAGACCCTGCTCGTGGCCCTGCTCGTCGGTTTCGCGCTGCAGTCGCTGGGTTCGATCTCCGAGCCGATCCTGCGGGCCATCGGGATGTTCCAGCGGGTGGTCTTCCGGGTCCTGGCGATGCTGATGTGGCTGGCCCCGATCGGCGCGTTCGGCGCGATCGCCGCGGTCGTCGGTGCGACCGGTGTGGACGCGCTGATCAGCCTGGCGCAGATCATGCTCGGCTTCTACATCACCTGTGCGCTGTTCGTCTTCGTGGTGCTCGGTTCGATCCTGTGGCTGGTGGCCCGGATCAACATCCTCAGCCTGTTCAAATATCTGGGCCGGGAGTTCCTGCTGATCGTGTCGACGTCGTCGTCGGAGTCGGCGCTGCCCCGCCTGATCGCGAAGATGGAGCACGTCGGGGTCAGCAAGCCGGTCGTCGGGATCACGGTGCCGACCGGGTACTCGTTCAACCTGGACGGCACCGCCATCTACCTGACCATGGCGTCGCTGTTCGTGGCGCAGGCAATGGGTGACCCGCTGTCGGTCGCCGAGCAGGTGTCGCTGCTCCTCTTCATGATCATCGCGTCGAAGGGTGCCGCCGGGGTCACCGGTGCCGGCCTGGCCACCCTGGCCGGCGGCCTGCAGAGCCACCGCCCCGACCTGGTCGACGGGGTCGGCCTGATCGTCGGCATCGACCGGTTCATGTCCGAGGCCCGCGCCCTGACCAACTTCGCCGGCAACGCCGTCGCCACGGTCCTGATCGGCACCTGGACCAAGGAGTTCGACCGGGAGCGCGCCGAACTGGTCCTCGCCGGCGGCGACCCGTTCGACGAGACCACCATGGTCGACGACCACCACGCGGCCCCGCCGGCCCCGACTGCGGAACCGGAGCGCAAGTCCGAGCCCGCCGCCTCGTAA
- a CDS encoding ATP-binding cassette domain-containing protein gives MTDDLVVRAEGLRKRFGKTQALDGVDLSMRRGTVLGVLGPNGAGKTTAVRVLATLLKPDEGSAVVAGIDVLKEPAKVRRKIGLTGQYASVDEDLTGVQNLVLIGRLLDLTRRDARARADELLAWFDLQEAAQRPAKTYSGGMRRRLDLAASLVGHPEVIFLDEPTTGLDPAKREDMWGVVRTQVASGASVLLTTQYLEEADALADEIVVVDHGRVIAHDTPDGLKRKVGGQTLNVRPADPGRLPDVLRLLDLVAAPGTTASRDEAAGARAGAASVPVSGDHVLDKLIPALRADHIEVTELALHLPSLDEVFHVLTGRTKKEELV, from the coding sequence ATGACAGACGATCTGGTGGTGCGCGCCGAAGGGCTGCGCAAACGGTTCGGCAAGACACAGGCGCTGGACGGGGTGGACCTGTCGATGCGCCGCGGGACGGTGCTCGGCGTGCTCGGGCCCAACGGCGCGGGCAAGACGACCGCGGTACGGGTGCTGGCCACCCTGCTGAAACCCGACGAGGGCAGTGCCGTGGTGGCCGGCATCGACGTGTTGAAGGAGCCCGCGAAGGTCCGCCGCAAGATCGGCCTGACCGGGCAGTACGCGTCGGTCGACGAGGACTTGACCGGCGTACAGAATCTGGTGTTGATCGGTCGTCTCCTGGATCTGACCAGGAGGGACGCGCGAGCCCGGGCCGATGAACTGCTGGCGTGGTTCGACCTGCAGGAGGCGGCGCAGCGGCCGGCGAAGACGTATTCCGGTGGCATGCGCCGTCGTCTCGACCTGGCCGCGAGTCTCGTCGGGCACCCCGAGGTGATCTTCCTGGACGAGCCGACGACCGGCCTGGACCCGGCCAAACGCGAGGACATGTGGGGTGTGGTCCGCACCCAGGTCGCCAGCGGCGCGAGTGTGCTGCTGACCACGCAGTACCTGGAGGAGGCGGACGCGCTCGCCGACGAGATCGTGGTCGTCGACCACGGCCGGGTGATCGCGCACGACACCCCGGACGGGCTCAAGCGCAAGGTCGGCGGGCAGACCCTGAACGTGCGCCCGGCCGACCCCGGCCGCCTGCCCGACGTGCTGCGGCTGCTCGACCTGGTGGCCGCCCCGGGCACCACGGCGAGCCGGGACGAGGCCGCCGGAGCACGGGCCGGAGCGGCCTCGGTGCCGGTCTCCGGCGACCACGTCCTGGACAAGCTGATCCCGGCGCTGCGCGCGGACCACATCGAAGTCACCGAACTGGCCCTGCACCTGCCCAGCCTGGACGAGGTGTTCCACGTGCTGACCGGCCGTACGAAGAAAGAGGAACTGGTATGA
- a CDS encoding ABC transporter permease, giving the protein MSTLAIARHSTSLAQRSLIKTIRTPEALIDVTIQPVIFLLLFTYLFGGAIGDGDRHAYLQFLLPGMLAQSLAMGGVALGQNLNADIEKGVFDRFRSLPISRAAPLIGAVLADVVRYLSVCVVMLGFGTIMGFRVETGFLPAVAAVALSIGFGLCFCWISVWVGMLARTSGAVQGIMFLLVLPLTFGSNVFVSTDTLPGWLQAFVSVNPITPLVKTIRGLLVSGPVAGPLVTTLCWMAGLLVVFVPLALRAYARRA; this is encoded by the coding sequence ATGAGCACCCTGGCCATCGCCCGGCACAGCACGTCCCTGGCCCAGCGCAGCCTGATCAAGACGATCCGCACCCCGGAGGCGCTGATCGACGTCACCATCCAGCCGGTGATCTTCCTGCTGCTGTTCACCTACCTGTTCGGTGGCGCGATCGGCGACGGTGATCGACACGCCTACCTGCAGTTCCTGTTACCCGGCATGCTGGCGCAGTCACTCGCGATGGGCGGGGTGGCGCTCGGGCAGAACCTCAACGCCGACATCGAGAAAGGTGTCTTCGACCGATTCAGATCACTACCGATCTCGCGGGCCGCGCCACTGATCGGTGCGGTGCTCGCCGACGTGGTCCGCTACCTGTCGGTGTGTGTGGTGATGCTCGGCTTCGGCACGATCATGGGCTTCCGGGTGGAGACCGGGTTCCTTCCGGCGGTGGCCGCGGTGGCCCTGTCGATCGGGTTCGGGCTCTGCTTCTGCTGGATCTCGGTGTGGGTGGGGATGCTGGCCCGGACCTCGGGCGCGGTGCAGGGCATCATGTTCCTGCTGGTGCTGCCGCTGACGTTCGGTTCCAACGTGTTCGTGTCCACCGACACGCTGCCCGGCTGGCTGCAGGCGTTCGTGTCGGTCAACCCGATCACGCCGCTGGTCAAGACGATCCGCGGGCTGCTGGTCAGCGGGCCGGTGGCCGGGCCGCTGGTCACCACCCTGTGCTGGATGGCCGGTCTGCTGGTGGTCTTCGTGCCGCTGGCACTGCGGGCCTACGCCCGGCGGGCCTGA